A single window of Salmo trutta unplaced genomic scaffold, fSalTru1.1, whole genome shotgun sequence DNA harbors:
- the LOC115186677 gene encoding zinc finger protein 2 homolog yields the protein IHTGEKPFSCDQCGKSFVQSSHLKIHQKTHTGKKPFSCDQCGKSFVQSSDLTVHQRTHTGEKSYSCDQCGKSFVTSSSLTIHQRTHTGEKSYSCNQCGKSFTQQSNLISHQRTHTGEKPFSCDQCGKSFVQSSDLTVHQRTHTGEKSYSCNQCGKSFVHSGNLYIYVRLSTGKRTHCCSDCGKRFTSPSGIKIHQRIHTGEKPYSCDQCGKRYTMCGSLTIHQRTHTGEKPYSCDQCGKRYTMCGSLTIHQRTHTGEKPYSCDQCGKSFTTSDSLTLHQRTHTGQKPYSCDQCGKSFGLSSGLTVHQRTHTGEKPCSCDQCGKSFSASSSLTLHQR from the exons atacacacaggagagaaaccttttagctgtgatcagtgtgggaagagttttgttcaatctagccatctgaagatacaccagaaaacacacacaggaaagaagccttttagctgtgatcaatgtgggaagagttttgttcagtcTAGtgatctgacagtacaccagagaacacacacaggagagaaatcttatagctgtgatcaatgtgggaagagttttgttacatctagcagtctgactatacaccagagaacacacacaggagagaaatcttatagctgtaatcaatgtgggaaaagttttactcagcaaagcaacctgatatcacaccagagaacacacacaggagagaaaccttttagctgtgatcagtgtgggaagagttttgttcaatctagtgatctgacagtacaccagagaacacacacaggagagaaatcttatagctgtaatcaatgtgggaagagttttgttcattCTGGAAATCTGTATATATATGTTAGGtt atccacagggaagagaactcactgctgctctgactgtgggaagagattcacctccccatcagggattaaaattcatcagagaatccacacaggagagaaaccttacagctgtgatcaatgtgggaagagatataCTATGTGTGGctctctgactatacaccagagaacacacacaggagagaaaccttatagctgcgatcaatgtgggaagagatataCTATGTGTGGctctctgactatacaccagagaacacacacaggagagaaaccttatagctgtgatcaatgtgggaagagttttacaacatctgactctctgactctacaccagagaacacacacaggacaaaaaccctatagctgtgatcaatgtgggaagagttttggtctaTCTAGTggtctgacagtgcaccagagaacacacacaggagagaaaccttgtagctgtgatcaatgtgggaagagtttttctgcatctagcagtctgactctacaccagaga